Proteins from one Catenuloplanes atrovinosus genomic window:
- a CDS encoding ATP-binding protein — MGTESRPAVRSLGERLRQARSRAFVGREEQVAAFGAALRNEPSAALVFYLHGPGGVGKSTLVRHLADEARHAGRLIVELDGRFVSHSPADFERTAQALLDRPDAVLMVDSFEHCQWLETWLWQRFLPRIAEGALVVLAGRQAPATEWTADPGWAGALHAAELGPLTEEQARRLLTVNGVRPENTEAVLRFAGGNPLALSLAAAADSARPGAAQEWSPSASALGTLIAGLIGEVPSPEHRRALEVAAQAYNTTERLLQAALPGLDSHALFAWLRGLPFMECTPHGCYPHDAVRESVVADLRWRAPEAFQAMKRTLSAEYLRQIRELPERQVLGVMSQLFYLFRDLKKVRDLYVWPRTGQVQDDPLRPEDVDTVVRMAADTEGPESAALVRYWAGKQPEGFSVYRSIDTGKAVAFVARLELPAPPDPEDVAVDPVVAAAWEHCTSTAPPAPGEHIAITRFIIHPEAYQVPSPVTNLHHSRVQATAARSRGLAQGMIVLHDCELWGRLLRGALTDAGVRPRVGDRTYGLFVTDWRQVPFEMWLDRILDETEVPAPAPAISRADFDRSVREALQNWRSPRAFALSELLRSRPVADADDPVAALRALVQQAVDEVGRDSGLLKAHQALVATYFSGAPTQEAAARRSGMSFSTYRRHLRQGIDAVCSSLWETRLRFRG; from the coding sequence GTGGGTACCGAGTCGCGGCCGGCGGTCCGGTCGCTGGGTGAACGGTTACGGCAGGCGCGTTCCCGGGCGTTCGTCGGCCGGGAGGAGCAGGTGGCGGCGTTCGGGGCGGCGTTGCGCAACGAGCCGTCCGCCGCGCTCGTCTTCTACCTGCACGGTCCCGGCGGCGTCGGCAAGTCGACGCTGGTCCGGCATCTGGCCGACGAGGCGCGGCACGCCGGCCGGCTGATCGTCGAGCTGGACGGGCGGTTCGTCAGCCACTCGCCGGCCGACTTCGAGCGGACCGCCCAGGCGTTGCTCGACCGGCCGGACGCGGTGCTGATGGTCGACTCGTTCGAGCACTGCCAGTGGCTGGAGACCTGGCTGTGGCAGCGGTTCCTGCCCCGGATCGCCGAGGGCGCGCTGGTGGTACTCGCCGGCCGGCAGGCGCCGGCGACCGAGTGGACCGCCGATCCCGGCTGGGCGGGCGCGCTGCACGCGGCCGAGCTGGGGCCGCTGACCGAGGAGCAGGCGAGGCGGCTGCTGACGGTCAACGGCGTCCGCCCGGAGAACACGGAGGCGGTGCTGCGATTCGCCGGCGGCAACCCGCTCGCGCTGTCCCTGGCGGCGGCGGCCGATTCGGCGCGCCCGGGTGCGGCGCAGGAGTGGTCGCCGTCTGCCTCGGCGCTGGGTACGTTGATCGCCGGCCTGATCGGGGAGGTGCCGTCGCCGGAGCACCGGCGGGCCCTGGAGGTCGCCGCGCAGGCGTACAACACCACGGAGCGGCTGTTGCAGGCCGCGCTCCCCGGGCTGGACTCGCACGCGCTGTTCGCCTGGCTGCGCGGCCTGCCGTTCATGGAGTGCACGCCGCACGGCTGCTACCCGCACGACGCGGTCCGGGAGTCGGTCGTCGCCGACCTGCGGTGGCGGGCGCCGGAGGCGTTCCAGGCCATGAAGCGCACGCTCTCGGCCGAGTACCTGCGCCAGATCCGGGAGCTGCCGGAGCGGCAGGTGCTCGGCGTCATGAGTCAGCTGTTCTACCTGTTCCGCGACCTGAAGAAGGTGCGCGACCTCTACGTGTGGCCGCGCACGGGCCAGGTGCAGGACGATCCGCTGCGGCCGGAGGACGTCGACACGGTCGTGCGGATGGCGGCCGACACGGAGGGCCCGGAGTCCGCGGCGCTCGTCCGCTACTGGGCCGGCAAGCAGCCCGAGGGGTTCAGCGTCTACCGGTCGATCGACACCGGGAAGGCCGTGGCCTTCGTCGCCCGCCTGGAGTTGCCCGCCCCGCCGGACCCGGAGGACGTGGCGGTGGATCCGGTCGTCGCGGCGGCCTGGGAGCACTGCACCAGCACCGCGCCGCCCGCGCCCGGCGAGCACATAGCGATAACCCGGTTCATCATCCATCCGGAGGCCTACCAGGTGCCGTCGCCGGTGACCAACCTCCACCATTCCCGCGTGCAGGCGACGGCGGCGCGCAGCCGGGGCCTCGCCCAGGGGATGATCGTGCTGCACGACTGCGAGCTGTGGGGCCGGCTGCTGCGGGGAGCTCTCACCGACGCCGGCGTGCGACCGCGGGTCGGCGACCGGACGTACGGGCTGTTCGTCACGGACTGGCGGCAGGTGCCGTTCGAGATGTGGCTCGACCGCATCCTGGACGAGACCGAGGTGCCCGCGCCGGCACCGGCCATCAGCCGCGCGGACTTCGACCGGTCGGTTCGCGAGGCCCTGCAGAACTGGCGCTCGCCACGCGCGTTCGCCCTGAGTGAGCTGCTGCGATCGCGGCCGGTGGCGGACGCGGACGATCCGGTGGCAGCCCTGCGCGCGCTGGTGCAGCAGGCCGTGGACGAGGTCGGCCGGGACTCCGGGCTGCTCAAGGCCCACCAGGCGCTGGTCGCCACGTACTTCTCCGGCGCGCCCACCCAGGAGGCCGCGGCCCGGCGGTCCGGCATGTCGTTCAGCACCTACCGGCGTCACCTGCGCCAGGGCATCGACGCGGTGTGCTCCTCCCTGTGGGAGACCCGACTGCGCTTCCGGGGCTGA
- a CDS encoding sensor histidine kinase, translated as MRVRSGRRQGAWWREAAITATAGAVCLVGAAVRPDGTLSPPDAAAWLIAVVSCGVLPLRHRAPPAVLLVTTVAVLPAQPLGLLLSPLIEAAVVVAAYGYALTARTEVRAAVAVLLTSGALLAAAVPSPADQSWQDAGRIGAVAAFPLVAGVLGHSVRTRRAYLAAVEDRARRAERSREDEARRRVAEERLRIARELHDLVAHQITLANAQATVAAHLFDVRPEQTRRSLTELVETTAQALDELRATVGLLRSSGDPDATAEPAPGLSRLPTLLDSFRRAGLAVSVDEDGPARPLPPGVDLTAYRIIQEALTNVTKHAGTDRARVRLSWDPERVTITITDDGPGARTAPDRAPGYGLIGMAERAAAAGGSIATGRRPGGGFQVRAELPVPSRGENARP; from the coding sequence GTGCGGGTACGTTCCGGCCGCCGCCAGGGCGCGTGGTGGCGGGAGGCCGCGATCACGGCGACGGCCGGTGCGGTCTGCCTGGTCGGTGCCGCCGTGCGGCCCGACGGCACGCTGTCGCCGCCGGACGCCGCGGCCTGGCTGATCGCCGTGGTGTCCTGCGGCGTGCTGCCGCTGCGGCACCGGGCGCCGCCGGCCGTGCTGCTGGTCACGACCGTGGCCGTGCTGCCGGCGCAGCCGCTGGGCCTGCTGCTGAGCCCGTTGATCGAGGCCGCCGTCGTGGTCGCCGCCTACGGCTACGCGCTCACCGCGCGCACCGAGGTACGCGCGGCGGTCGCGGTGCTGCTCACGTCCGGGGCGCTGCTGGCCGCCGCCGTTCCCTCCCCGGCGGACCAGTCGTGGCAGGACGCGGGCCGGATCGGCGCGGTGGCCGCGTTCCCGCTGGTGGCAGGCGTGCTCGGGCACTCGGTACGGACCCGGCGGGCCTACCTGGCGGCCGTGGAGGACCGGGCCCGGCGCGCCGAGCGGAGCCGGGAGGACGAGGCCCGCCGGCGGGTGGCCGAGGAGCGGCTGCGCATCGCCCGGGAGCTGCACGACCTGGTGGCCCACCAGATCACCCTCGCGAACGCGCAGGCCACGGTCGCCGCCCACCTGTTCGACGTGCGCCCGGAGCAGACCCGGCGGAGCCTGACCGAGCTCGTCGAGACCACCGCCCAGGCGCTCGACGAGCTCCGGGCGACCGTCGGCCTGCTGCGCTCGTCCGGGGACCCGGACGCGACCGCCGAGCCGGCGCCGGGACTGTCCCGGCTTCCCACGCTGCTGGACTCGTTCCGCCGCGCGGGTCTGGCGGTGTCCGTGGACGAGGACGGCCCGGCCCGGCCGCTGCCGCCGGGCGTGGACCTCACCGCGTACCGCATCATCCAGGAGGCTCTGACGAACGTGACCAAGCACGCCGGTACGGACCGCGCCCGCGTCCGCCTGAGCTGGGACCCGGAGCGCGTCACCATCACGATCACCGACGACGGCCCGGGTGCCCGCACCGCGCCCGATCGCGCCCCGGGTTACGGCCTGATCGGGATGGCCGAGCGCGCCGCCGCGGCCGGGGGGAGCATCGCCACCGGCCGGCGCCCGGGCGGCGGCTTCCAGGTCCGCGCGGAGCTGCCGGTCCCGTCGCGCGGGGAGAACGCGCGACCGTGA
- a CDS encoding glycoside hydrolase family 5 protein yields MTTQRTYRRRSLGRVLAGAVAALAMIPVAAVGGASPAVAATNQFRGMNWAVLGDNFSTGPLVVQGLSQSDSNATVRAKANALYDDMAAMGVNTVRLPINTHTVGTAWWNAYRGAIDAATARGFKVILAYWEDGAASGGRITNLAAWNTMWSNVTYLYGADPNVYFEPMNEPHGYTSAEWRTVAANWMSYHYSAVPARTLIGGTGYSQDLRDVCNDSRFNGTLLSFHHYAFFYSPMTYDAFRTHIQTRLGTCASRAVVTEYGAPMSTGLDYADANSTDNFVRHIRAVTQVMRDNQMGGVYWPALGGKPTGTSGFDYYSMFAFSGSGTDLNLTVRNASGRDRIRYGWGL; encoded by the coding sequence ATGACGACGCAGCGGACGTACCGTCGGCGGTCCCTGGGCCGTGTTCTGGCCGGCGCGGTGGCCGCGCTGGCGATGATCCCGGTCGCCGCGGTCGGCGGCGCATCGCCGGCCGTGGCGGCGACCAACCAGTTCAGGGGCATGAACTGGGCGGTGCTGGGCGACAACTTCAGCACCGGGCCGCTGGTGGTGCAGGGGCTCAGCCAGTCCGACAGCAACGCCACCGTGCGGGCCAAGGCCAACGCGCTCTACGACGACATGGCCGCGATGGGCGTCAACACCGTCCGGCTGCCGATCAACACGCACACCGTGGGCACGGCCTGGTGGAACGCCTACCGGGGTGCGATCGACGCGGCCACCGCGCGCGGTTTCAAGGTCATCCTCGCCTACTGGGAGGACGGCGCCGCGTCCGGCGGCCGGATCACCAACCTCGCGGCGTGGAACACCATGTGGTCGAACGTGACCTACCTCTACGGCGCCGACCCCAACGTCTACTTCGAGCCGATGAACGAGCCGCACGGCTACACCTCGGCCGAGTGGCGGACCGTGGCGGCGAACTGGATGAGCTACCACTACTCGGCGGTGCCGGCCCGGACGCTGATCGGCGGCACCGGCTACAGCCAGGACCTGCGGGACGTCTGCAACGACAGCCGCTTCAACGGTACGCTGCTCTCCTTCCACCACTACGCGTTCTTCTACAGCCCGATGACGTACGACGCGTTCCGTACCCACATCCAGACCCGGCTCGGCACCTGCGCCTCCCGCGCGGTGGTGACCGAGTACGGCGCGCCCATGTCCACCGGCCTCGACTACGCGGACGCGAACAGCACGGACAACTTCGTGCGGCACATCCGCGCGGTCACCCAGGTCATGCGGGACAACCAGATGGGCGGCGTCTACTGGCCCGCGCTCGGCGGCAAGCCCACCGGCACCAGCGGCTTCGACTACTACTCGATGTTCGCGTTCAGCGGCAGCGGCACCGACCTCAACCTCACCGTCCGCAACGCCTCCGGCCGCGACCGCATCCGGTACGGCTGGGGACTGTGA
- a CDS encoding MFS transporter, with product MSTPVVSPVRIGRRAVGALGVLALSLGTLQSVVEPALPLLQRELGISPAEGALVANALLITGAVLAPVAGKLGDRYGGRRVLLWLMAVVSAGGLLAGTAPNLPALLVGQILQGVMVGALPLSFILVRRHLSAGESQAAIGVVLALFTGGGVIGTLVAGPIAHGLSWQWMFALPTLVIIAATVAVARLMPDDPPAASDDPIDWPGVVLLSGTLLALMVALVTVTGGDLPPLAAAAVVTAVAALATGWVVVERRASAPMVDLRMLGRPAMRSAFVLTFVMSISFGMVVLLLPQLFAAPADGYGFGLGTTQIGLLLLPGAIAGAVSDSIGGFAARRFGPRAVVVAGIAVTAVAMIGLALLHDAAWQLSVAKVLTAFAAGAGTTALLAGTASAVDARDTGIATSLLVVTRLVGVIVGAQAGGVILAAGTDAATGVPAEAAFVTGFVAAGLIAASALTLIRIRKNGVRA from the coding sequence GTGTCCACACCCGTGGTCTCCCCGGTCCGCATCGGGAGGCGGGCCGTCGGCGCGCTCGGCGTGCTGGCGCTCTCCCTCGGCACCCTGCAATCGGTGGTGGAGCCCGCGCTTCCGCTGCTGCAGCGCGAGCTGGGGATCAGCCCGGCAGAAGGTGCGCTGGTCGCCAACGCGCTGCTGATCACCGGCGCGGTGCTCGCCCCGGTCGCCGGCAAACTCGGCGACCGCTACGGCGGACGGCGGGTGCTGCTCTGGCTGATGGCGGTGGTCTCCGCCGGTGGCCTGCTGGCCGGCACCGCGCCGAACCTGCCGGCACTGCTGGTCGGCCAGATCCTCCAGGGCGTGATGGTGGGCGCGCTGCCGCTCTCCTTCATCCTGGTGCGCCGGCACCTCTCGGCCGGTGAGTCGCAGGCGGCCATCGGCGTGGTGCTCGCGCTGTTCACCGGCGGCGGCGTGATCGGCACGCTGGTCGCCGGGCCCATCGCGCACGGACTCTCCTGGCAGTGGATGTTCGCTCTGCCGACGCTGGTGATCATCGCGGCGACCGTGGCCGTGGCGCGGCTGATGCCGGACGACCCGCCCGCGGCGTCCGACGACCCGATCGACTGGCCCGGCGTGGTACTGCTGAGCGGCACGCTGCTCGCGCTCATGGTCGCGCTGGTCACGGTGACCGGCGGTGACCTGCCGCCGCTCGCGGCCGCCGCGGTCGTGACGGCCGTGGCCGCGCTCGCCACCGGCTGGGTCGTCGTCGAGCGCCGGGCGTCCGCGCCCATGGTCGACCTGCGGATGCTGGGCCGGCCGGCGATGCGCAGCGCGTTCGTGCTCACGTTCGTCATGTCGATCAGTTTCGGGATGGTGGTGCTGCTGCTTCCGCAGCTGTTCGCGGCGCCGGCGGACGGGTACGGATTCGGGCTCGGTACCACACAGATCGGGCTGCTCCTGCTGCCCGGCGCCATCGCCGGCGCGGTGAGCGACTCGATCGGCGGGTTCGCGGCCCGGCGCTTCGGCCCGCGCGCCGTGGTCGTCGCCGGCATCGCCGTCACGGCGGTCGCGATGATCGGGCTGGCCCTGCTGCACGACGCCGCGTGGCAGCTCTCCGTCGCGAAGGTGCTGACCGCGTTCGCGGCCGGAGCCGGCACCACCGCGTTGCTGGCCGGCACCGCCTCGGCCGTCGACGCCCGGGACACCGGCATCGCGACCAGCCTGCTCGTGGTGACCCGCCTGGTCGGCGTGATCGTGGGCGCCCAGGCCGGCGGCGTGATCCTCGCCGCCGGGACCGACGCGGCGACCGGCGTGCCGGCCGAGGCCGCGTTCGTCACCGGGTTCGTCGCGGCCGGCCTGATCGCCGCGTCGGCGCTCACTCTCATCCGGATCAGGAAGAACGGGGTTCGCGCATGA
- a CDS encoding MMPL family transporter, with amino-acid sequence MARFLYRLGAVAARRRLIFLGVSLAVITAALGAMFVFAGSFAPGHAIPGSPGQLALEKVRQHFPQEGGVEGDMVFVAPSGARITDEAVAAQVRAAAQRVREVEHIAEVGDPLEQVSADGRVAVVSLAFDVPSGTEVEPAQQETVRAAGAAYGERFGAHGGRVLFGGDAFEEELEPFGTPEIIGLGVALLVLLVTFGSMLAAGIPMLTAALGVGGTAAGTLLAANLFDVSQNALTLALMLGLAVGIDYALLIVSRHRDQLTRGMGIPDSIALATATAGSSVFFAGLTVIIALVGLTLAGVPMLTSMGLAAAGAVAIAVVLALTMLPAILSLAGEGLRPKPGSRAARRILRTRSGGAAAAWVGLVIRHPWKMLVAVVLGLAVLAVPAAQLQLALNDNGSAARDSEPRQAYDLIADAFGPGVNGKLAVLVEGDSVAATAEAVVDTVTPMAGVVEVNGPLIAEDGRAAVVQIVPATGPRDGATSALVEDLRAALAPIGTGAGDYVEVTGLTVVSLDAVKQLNGALLPFTVVVVGLSLLLLLIAFRSWTVPLKATAGFLLSVGAAFGAMVAVFQWGWAAGPLGVPLVGPVPSFAPIIVMAVLFGLAMDYEVFLVSAMREHYARHRDATEAIRAGGRDSGRVVVAAAVIMIIVFASFLFSHDPNVMPIALALAFGVLVDAFVVRLTLVPAVLKLLGDRAWTLPRWLDRIVPDVDVEGHHLTGEKPPATTAREPELVG; translated from the coding sequence ATGGCTCGGTTCCTGTACCGGTTGGGCGCGGTCGCCGCGCGACGCCGGCTGATCTTCCTGGGTGTGTCGCTCGCGGTCATCACCGCGGCGCTGGGCGCGATGTTCGTGTTCGCGGGCTCGTTCGCGCCCGGTCACGCCATTCCCGGCTCTCCCGGCCAGCTCGCCCTGGAGAAGGTGCGGCAGCACTTCCCGCAGGAGGGCGGCGTCGAGGGCGACATGGTGTTCGTCGCGCCGAGCGGCGCGCGGATCACCGACGAGGCGGTCGCCGCGCAGGTGCGCGCGGCGGCGCAGCGGGTCCGGGAGGTGGAGCACATCGCCGAGGTCGGCGACCCGCTGGAGCAGGTGTCCGCGGACGGCCGGGTCGCGGTCGTGTCGCTCGCCTTCGACGTCCCGTCGGGCACCGAGGTGGAGCCGGCCCAGCAGGAGACGGTACGTGCGGCCGGCGCCGCCTACGGCGAGCGGTTCGGCGCGCACGGCGGCCGGGTGTTGTTCGGCGGTGACGCCTTCGAGGAGGAACTCGAGCCGTTCGGCACTCCGGAGATCATCGGCCTGGGCGTGGCGCTACTGGTCCTGCTGGTCACGTTCGGCTCGATGCTGGCCGCGGGCATCCCGATGCTCACCGCCGCGCTGGGCGTGGGCGGCACCGCGGCCGGCACGCTGCTGGCCGCGAACCTGTTCGACGTCTCGCAGAACGCGCTGACGCTGGCGCTGATGCTGGGTCTGGCGGTCGGCATCGACTACGCGCTGCTGATCGTGTCGCGGCACCGCGACCAGCTCACCCGGGGCATGGGCATCCCGGATTCGATCGCACTGGCCACCGCGACCGCGGGCAGCTCGGTGTTCTTCGCCGGCCTGACGGTGATCATCGCCCTGGTCGGGCTGACGCTGGCCGGCGTACCCATGCTGACCTCGATGGGTCTGGCCGCGGCCGGCGCGGTCGCGATCGCGGTGGTCCTCGCGCTGACGATGCTGCCCGCCATCCTGTCGCTGGCCGGCGAGGGGCTGCGCCCGAAGCCGGGCTCGCGGGCCGCGCGCCGCATCCTGCGCACCCGCTCGGGCGGCGCCGCCGCGGCCTGGGTCGGCCTGGTGATCCGGCACCCGTGGAAGATGCTGGTGGCGGTGGTGCTCGGGCTGGCGGTCCTGGCCGTCCCCGCGGCGCAGCTGCAGCTCGCGCTCAACGACAACGGTTCCGCGGCCCGGGACTCCGAGCCACGGCAGGCGTACGACCTGATCGCGGACGCGTTCGGCCCCGGCGTGAACGGCAAGCTGGCGGTGCTGGTGGAGGGTGACTCGGTCGCCGCGACCGCCGAGGCCGTGGTCGACACCGTCACGCCGATGGCCGGCGTCGTGGAGGTCAACGGGCCACTGATCGCCGAGGACGGCCGGGCCGCGGTCGTGCAGATCGTGCCCGCCACCGGCCCGCGCGACGGCGCCACCAGCGCCCTGGTCGAGGACCTGCGTGCCGCGCTCGCCCCGATCGGCACGGGCGCCGGCGATTACGTCGAGGTGACCGGCCTGACCGTGGTCAGCCTGGACGCCGTGAAGCAGCTCAACGGCGCGCTGCTGCCGTTCACCGTGGTGGTGGTCGGGCTGTCCCTGCTGCTCCTGCTGATCGCGTTCCGCTCCTGGACGGTCCCGCTCAAGGCCACCGCCGGGTTCCTGCTCTCGGTCGGCGCCGCGTTCGGTGCCATGGTCGCGGTGTTCCAGTGGGGCTGGGCGGCCGGACCGCTCGGCGTGCCGCTGGTCGGCCCGGTGCCCAGCTTCGCCCCGATCATCGTGATGGCCGTGCTGTTCGGGCTGGCCATGGACTACGAGGTCTTCCTGGTCTCGGCGATGCGCGAGCACTACGCCCGCCACCGGGACGCCACCGAGGCCATCCGCGCCGGCGGCCGCGACTCCGGGCGGGTGGTCGTGGCCGCGGCCGTCATCATGATCATCGTGTTCGCGAGCTTCCTGTTCTCCCACGATCCGAACGTCATGCCGATCGCGCTCGCGCTGGCCTTCGGCGTCCTGGTCGACGCCTTCGTCGTCCGGCTCACGCTGGTCCCCGCCGTGCTGAAGCTGCTCGGCGACCGCGCGTGGACGCTCCCCCGCTGGCTCGACCGGATCGTCCCCGACGTCGACGTCGAGGGCCACCACCTGACCGGAGAGAAGCCGCCGGCCACCACCGCCCGCGAGCCCGAGCTCGTCGGATGA
- a CDS encoding septum formation family protein, whose amino-acid sequence MSLTEAAWGEEKDRYGGGARDWAPVPHRISGLAVAGVVAGVASIVAVLLIGLASLFFAVPAAGFGLAAVIQVRRGLRRGLGLAVSPLLLTVVWAVLLAVGLGGSAAAAKRYESVTGLRAGDCFDRTEGDPERPFIPAGVERRDCTAPHDAELLGWATTDDQRYEFRAYPGEALLSEWAAAGCRRIHRDVIIDPPTQPAGAHLRWYVPRETEWAKGGRAMSCYLSFDGERPSRPARLTSDRVTEVQLRFLVAVLDIRYHAPIALADGPIADRRTAAAKVAAGYSLLPSQLGRGPWPAAAEPAIARLAEESTEARDRWMTVAETRTDESFTEALAAVGPATPTDAELAARAALGLTP is encoded by the coding sequence GTGAGTCTGACGGAAGCCGCATGGGGCGAGGAGAAGGACCGGTACGGCGGAGGGGCGCGGGACTGGGCGCCGGTGCCGCACCGGATCAGCGGTCTCGCGGTCGCCGGCGTGGTGGCCGGGGTGGCGTCGATCGTGGCGGTGCTGCTGATCGGGCTGGCGTCGCTGTTCTTCGCCGTGCCGGCCGCGGGCTTCGGGCTCGCGGCCGTGATCCAGGTCCGCCGTGGGCTGCGGCGCGGGCTCGGGCTAGCGGTGTCGCCGCTGCTGCTGACGGTGGTCTGGGCGGTGCTGCTGGCGGTCGGGCTGGGCGGGTCCGCGGCGGCGGCGAAGCGGTACGAGTCGGTCACCGGCCTGCGGGCGGGCGACTGCTTCGACCGCACCGAGGGCGACCCGGAGCGGCCGTTCATCCCGGCCGGCGTCGAGCGGCGCGACTGCACGGCACCGCACGACGCCGAGTTGCTCGGCTGGGCGACGACCGACGATCAGCGGTACGAGTTCCGGGCGTACCCGGGTGAGGCGCTGCTGTCCGAGTGGGCCGCGGCCGGTTGCCGCCGGATCCACCGCGACGTGATCATCGATCCGCCGACCCAGCCGGCCGGCGCCCACCTGCGCTGGTACGTGCCCCGCGAGACCGAGTGGGCGAAGGGCGGCCGGGCCATGTCCTGCTACCTGTCGTTCGACGGCGAGCGCCCGTCCCGCCCGGCCCGGCTCACCTCCGACCGGGTCACCGAGGTGCAGCTGCGGTTCCTGGTGGCCGTGCTGGACATCCGCTACCACGCGCCGATCGCGCTGGCGGACGGCCCGATCGCGGACCGGCGGACGGCCGCGGCGAAGGTCGCCGCCGGATACAGCCTGCTTCCGTCGCAGCTCGGCCGCGGACCCTGGCCCGCGGCGGCGGAGCCCGCGATCGCGCGGCTCGCCGAGGAGTCCACGGAGGCCCGGGACCGGTGGATGACGGTGGCCGAGACGCGCACGGACGAGTCGTTCACGGAGGCGCTCGCCGCGGTGGGCCCCGCCACGCCCACGGACGCCGAACTCGCCGCCCGCGCCGCGCTCGGCCTGACGCCGTAG
- a CDS encoding FAD-dependent monooxygenase, whose product MSTVLISGASIAGPALAYWLRRHGFDVTVVEKAGTPRGGGYPIDIRGTAVDVVERMGLLPALRAAHVDTRALTFLEPDGSPVASLRPEALAGGGEGRDLEVVRGDLTRLLYDAVRDEVEFLFDDAIVALDEHPGGVDVTFRGGARRTVDIVVGADGLHSGVRALAFGPEETFHRYLGYCFAGFTMRNDAGLSHEGVIWNAPGRGAIRYAVGDGETLHGLLCFARAEPPFHAFRDPAAQRDLVAAVFADDEWEIVAGMVDAMRAADDLYFDVVSQIRLPHWSAGRVVLAGDAAHAPSFLTGQGSSLALVGAYMLAGELAVNPDHRTAFAAYERATRPFAEANQALVTAGDARLVPRTAEALARRNAALRDLTAVPEPGGRPAHTALRLPTFATP is encoded by the coding sequence ATGAGCACCGTGCTGATCTCCGGAGCCAGCATCGCCGGCCCCGCGCTGGCCTACTGGCTTCGTCGTCACGGCTTCGACGTCACGGTCGTGGAGAAGGCCGGAACGCCGCGGGGCGGCGGTTACCCGATCGACATCCGGGGCACCGCCGTGGACGTGGTCGAGCGGATGGGGCTGCTCCCCGCGCTGCGCGCCGCCCACGTGGACACCCGCGCGCTGACCTTCCTCGAGCCCGACGGCAGCCCGGTCGCCTCGCTCCGCCCGGAGGCGCTCGCCGGCGGCGGCGAAGGCCGCGACCTGGAGGTGGTCCGCGGCGATCTCACCCGGCTGCTCTACGACGCGGTCCGGGACGAGGTCGAATTCCTGTTCGACGACGCGATCGTCGCGCTCGACGAGCACCCGGGCGGCGTGGACGTGACCTTCCGCGGTGGCGCCCGGCGCACGGTCGACATCGTCGTCGGCGCGGACGGGCTGCACTCCGGCGTGCGGGCGCTGGCCTTCGGCCCCGAGGAGACGTTCCACCGCTACCTCGGCTACTGCTTCGCCGGCTTCACCATGCGCAACGACGCGGGCCTGTCGCACGAGGGCGTCATCTGGAACGCGCCGGGCCGTGGCGCCATACGCTACGCCGTGGGCGACGGCGAGACCCTGCACGGCCTCCTCTGCTTCGCCCGCGCCGAACCGCCGTTCCACGCGTTCCGGGATCCGGCCGCCCAGCGCGACCTGGTCGCCGCCGTGTTCGCCGACGACGAGTGGGAGATCGTCGCCGGGATGGTCGACGCGATGCGCGCCGCCGACGACCTCTACTTCGACGTGGTCAGTCAGATCCGGCTGCCCCACTGGTCGGCCGGGCGCGTCGTGCTGGCCGGTGACGCCGCGCACGCGCCGTCGTTCCTCACCGGTCAGGGCTCCAGCCTGGCACTGGTGGGCGCGTACATGCTGGCCGGCGAACTGGCGGTCAACCCCGATCACCGGACCGCGTTCGCCGCCTACGAGCGGGCCACCCGTCCGTTCGCGGAGGCCAACCAGGCGCTGGTCACCGCGGGCGACGCCCGGCTGGTGCCGCGCACGGCCGAGGCGCTGGCCCGGCGCAACGCCGCACTGCGGGACCTCACCGCCGTGCCGGAGCCCGGCGGGCGTCCCGCCCACACCGCGCTCCGGCTGCCCACCTTCGCCACCCCCTGA
- a CDS encoding response regulator transcription factor codes for MTLRVLLADDQALLRQAFRLLLDSADDITVVGEAADGRDAVRLARELRPDVVVMDIRMPELDGLRATSDICADPDLRDTRVLILTTYETDEHVAQALRAGAGGFIGKGIGAEALLDAVRTIAAGDTLLSPAATRSLVARFLATPDEQPRRDAVPLEVLTAREREMVALVATGLSNQEIAERMFLSPFTVRAHVQRAMTKLGARDRAQLVVLAYRSGLAR; via the coding sequence GTGACGCTCCGGGTGCTCCTCGCCGACGACCAGGCCCTGCTCCGTCAGGCGTTCCGCCTGCTGCTGGACAGCGCCGACGACATCACCGTGGTGGGTGAGGCCGCCGACGGCCGCGACGCGGTGCGGCTCGCGCGTGAGCTGCGCCCCGACGTGGTGGTCATGGACATCCGGATGCCGGAGCTGGATGGCCTGCGCGCCACCTCGGACATCTGCGCGGACCCGGACCTGCGCGACACCCGCGTGCTGATCCTCACCACCTACGAGACGGACGAGCACGTCGCCCAGGCGCTGCGCGCGGGCGCCGGCGGCTTCATCGGCAAGGGGATCGGGGCGGAGGCGCTGCTGGACGCCGTGCGCACGATCGCGGCCGGCGACACGCTCCTCTCCCCCGCCGCGACCCGCTCGCTGGTGGCCCGGTTCCTGGCCACGCCGGACGAGCAGCCGCGGCGGGATGCCGTACCGCTGGAGGTGCTCACGGCCCGGGAACGGGAGATGGTCGCGCTGGTCGCCACCGGGCTGTCCAATCAGGAGATCGCTGAGCGGATGTTCCTCAGCCCGTTCACCGTCCGGGCGCACGTGCAGCGCGCCATGACGAAGCTGGGCGCCCGCGACCGGGCGCAGCTGGTCGTCCTCGCGTACCGGTCGGGCCTGGCCCGCTGA